Below is a window of Camelina sativa cultivar DH55 chromosome 11, Cs, whole genome shotgun sequence DNA.
GCCGAATCGGTTTCCACGGCCTTGACCACCAAACTTGTGCCCTTGGTAGTTCCCACGACCAGAGCCACCACGTCCACCTCCTCCACGGCCACGGCCATACTTGTCTctatggacatagttagactcCTTAGTCTCTTtcggctctttaggctcttgaggGTTTTTCTTTGCCAtatcaaccttgtgagcttctggtAATGGAGCAGTACCAGGAGGTGNtccttcaccctttgtttcaacatggaaaccattcaaacgaatgtcctTAAAGCTCAATAAACTTCTCTTTGAGCTGAGTGAATACaaggcatcacttatttcaagatgtgtgccattaggtagCAAAATATTAGCCTGGCCGTAACTTTCAattaggcttgctatacccgcaatcgtacaacattggcatttttcataatgagattaataaaatatctcttatcctttaaaattgtgtggctggatccactatcTACCACAAGGatgttcttgtcctcagccatttatataatggacaagaatttatgttttaaactttaaagtaataaaacaagcaaataaataatttgaatttaaaccaaaataattattcaaaataataatccaaataataatccaaataataatccaatcaaatgcaaagcataaaacataaaattaaatcaagaccacatttgagtttaattatcctctcttaAACAATCAGAGGTTTCATAATCCAACAGATCAtccttctcatggtcgaaatcaccttcaccatcgagatgaaccaggttagcttctggatttttctttaaactctcttgatagagatcaacaaggtgcttaggAGTTCTGCAAGTCTTTACCCAATGGTTTTACATACCACATCTATgacaagtggacttggtcttatgttgcggttaAAATGTACCGCGGCCTCTACCCCGACCACGGCCGAAGCCGAATCGGTTTCCACGGCCTTGACCACCAAACTTGTGCCCTTGGTAGTTCCCACGACCAGAGCCACCACGTCCACCTCCTCCACGGCCACGGCCATACTTGTCTctatggacatagttagactcCTTAGTCTCTTtcggctctttaggctcttgaggGTTTTTCTTTGCCAtatcaaccttgtgagcttctggtAATGGAGCAGTACCAGGAGGTGtcaatgcactattcatcatcaatagctcattgttctgctcagctagcagcaaacaagagataagGTCTGCATAAgtcttaaaccccttttcacgatattgttgttgaagcagtatgttattggagtgaaaggtagagaatgtcttctctagcagatCCTTCTCAGTAACCTCTGTACCACATAACCTTAGgattgagactatcttaaatagctctgagttatactcatccacggatttgtagtcctggatccttaggtttttccaatcaaattgagcctttggtaggaacaccgtcttttggtgtccatatatGCCTTTCAACtttgtccaaaggtcaagaggatcttcaacagtgaggtactggttcttgagactctcagcaaggtggtGGCGTATATGCATTATTGCCTTGTACTTATCCTTTTCTGCACATTCAACctcatcctcaatgcattcgcaTAAATCCTTTGATTTCAAATGGATCTTAGTGTCCAAAGCCCATTGCAAGTAATTGTCTCCAGAAGCATTAAAGGGCagtataggagaggttgttcaGCTTTGCCATCTGCACAATACTGAACAAACATccgatcattagcatgcggtatttgagaccgtaCCATGCAATCACTTAATAGGCCAtacggtatttgagaccgaaccatgccttgccTTTACTCATAATTTTCGTGGCTTTGGTATgcatgaaaaacaaacaaacctaaatAGATActagcatgcaacaatttccttttattaagtgtttcctttttcttagatTGAATTTCCTATTCTAATTAGGAaagattttaggaaatattttctaggttttaggataattactaaaattgattTGGAAGTTATCCTAATAATTTTAACAACCTAGAACAAATCTATGCAATCGATTTTAGGGTTCATGCAGCCGATTTTACAGAAACAATTTAAGCAATAAACGATTCAAGTTTTTATCTATGCAAGGTTCGATTTTAATCTCAAGGATGCATGCAGCATATGAAACAATCAAGCAAAACCAATCAACTGGATTTTAATTATGATATGAACGGTTCAATTTGCAAGCAATATAGCAATCCTAAACTTCACATAATccaattttaaagttttagtgtTTAGGGATCTTAAGCTTTTGTTAGTTGATTGCTTGCTTATAGGTTTTTGGTGTTCCATTAGGTTTAAGGTCAGATTCGATTTCATTGTTTTTAAGGGGGTTTGATTATTGTTTACCTTCCACCATTTGGAGGTTGACTGGATTTGAACCAGGAGCTAAAGGCCTCggttttacttttcttttgatcACGAACCTCGGCCTAGGTAGGAGGAAGAACCAATCTCTAACTCGAGCTGCGGCTTGAACAGGAACGGATCTCCGAACAGAACTCACCCCGGACAGAAACTGACCACAAACTCGGATGGATCACGAACAGGAACCGATCGCCAAGTATAACCACAAACAAAGGTAGAAGGCGGCatcggtttagggttttagggttttatctcAGTTGGACTTTAGAATAAGTCGTGcggataacgtgttgtaaactagagaaatcgaaggaggttttctcttgtcttattaATCATTATGTTcgataatcatacatatatatagtgaaggaCAAGGCCTTAATACATTAGGACTAAACCGACTAAGCACaaaggaggtggccgatgggccttattGTCTTGGACGTACATGGGCCGTGTATGGACCgtgtatgggccggttatggaagatccactccaagtgttttacaacaaaatcTTTACAATTCAGATTCGTATACATATATGGAAAGACGAAATTCATATACAGTATGCAGATGATAAAAACTTCAGTttagaatatatgttttacgattttgtttgttttgattaggGAATATTGTTGATGCATATCCTTATCTTGATTCTAGTTAGGATTTGATTTATGTAAATCCATCATCAAGAATATATGTATCCATCATGATTGATTAATATTGATATTGAAGTTAATAGTGTATATATTTTGGgaataaaaatttatcaaaatgtGTATgtgatttatctatttttttattaaatattgccTAACATGTAACTGTCTttaattagttgctatattatagggatgttgCAAGTGTAATACGTGtaagatagatatatatgtgCAAATGTAATTAGTTGCTATATACTTATTTGGCAATCTCTAATTAATGTTTCGAAGAAATTAAAGCACATATATTTGAAATGATCCGATCTTTGTAATCagttttgaataaacaaaaaacccGACCCGATGAAATGACAAATTATccgtgtaacaccaaattatgaaaattaaatttatattcatattgGTTATCAAAGGTGAtcgattttaaatatatattcatttataaaaattcaaatcacatcatatgctgaaaaaatccataattttattaaatttatatattaattagtaattcaaattattaaatataagattaaataaaagtgaaaggagaattatatattaatctaacacTAGGTTTTACTCTGTGGTACACCACgagtctattattttgttgagatatatactgttaacggttgtaagtagagttttgtagaaactcttgattcgcaagttgagaatatacattttacgatttattagttatgatttaggaatgactGATCTagcatattcttattatgattctcagttgatattattggattaatagtgtaattttaaagctaataagatcttaccaaatatgtaatcgtttattaaacgcaaattagatatttccgtagatgtattcatc
It encodes the following:
- the LOC104728497 gene encoding H/ACA ribonucleoprotein complex subunit 1-like; this encodes MNSALTPPGTAPLPEAHKVDMAKKNPQEPKEPKETKESNYVHRDKYGRGRGGGGRGGSGRGNYQGHKFGGQGRGNRFGFGRGRGRGRASLIESYGQANILLPNGTHLEISDALYSLSSKRSLLSFKDIRLNGFHVETKGEGXPPGTAPLPEAHKVDMAKKNPQEPKEPKETKESNYVHRDKYGRGRGGGGRGGSGRGNYQGHKFGGQGRGNRFGFGRGRGRGRGTF